In the Sarcophilus harrisii chromosome 3, mSarHar1.11, whole genome shotgun sequence genome, one interval contains:
- the LOC100930336 gene encoding olfactory receptor 10S1 — MIRQGAVETEWSNQTLVTHFVLEGLANTSKHPIFFFFLFLLIYTITMVGNIFILLTVSLDPHLHSPMYHFLGHLSFLDACLSTVTVPKVLAGLLTAEGKVISFGGCAIQLYSFHFLASTECFLYTVMAYDRYLAISQPLRYPVVMSQQVCAGLAGATWATGAIHSAIHTSLTFRLPYCGPSHIAYFFCDIPPVLKLACTDTALNELVMLANIGIVATGCLLLIIISYVFIVASVLRIRTADGRRRAFSTCTAHLTVVFLYYMPPICIYIQPHSSGAMIGAPAVFYTIVTPMLNPFIYTLRNKEVKQALRRLLCYGPRESPAASPPP, encoded by the coding sequence ATGATCAGGCAGGGGGCTGTGGAAACCGAGTGGTCAAACCAAACACTGGTGACTCACTTCGTTCTGGAGGGCTTGGCAAACACATCAAAGCAccccatatttttcttctttctcttcctcctcatctacACCATCACTATGGTGGGGAACATCTTCATCCTGCTGACAGTGAGCTTGGATCCTCATCTCCACTCCCCCATGTACCACTTTCTGGGCCACCTGTCCTTCTTGGATGCTTGTCTGTCTACAGTGACTGTGCCCAAAGTCCTGGCAGGGCTCTTAACAGCAGAGGGAAAGGTAATATCCTTTGGGGGCTGTGCTATACAGCTCTATTCCTTTCACTTTCTGGCAAGTACCGAATGTTTCCTATATACTGTCATGGCTTACGACCGATATCTGGCTATCAGTCAGCCGCTGCGATACCCAGTTGTCATGAGTCAGCAGGTGTGTGCAGGATTGGCAGGAGCTACTTGGGCCACTGGTGCCATACACTCTGCTATCCATACCTCCCTTACCTTCCGCCTGCCCTACTGTGGTCCTTCCCACATTGCCTACTTCTTCTGTGACATCCCCCCTGTCCTGAAGCTGGCTTGTACAGACACTGCCCTCAATGAGCTGGTCATGCTGGCTAACATCGGCATTGTGGCTACAGGCTGCCTGTTGCTCATCATCATCTCCTACGTCTTCATTGTGGCATCTGTGCTGAGGATTCGGACTGCTGATGGCCGCCGCCGTGCCTTTTCTACCTGTACAGCACACCTCACAGTGGTATTTCTCTACTACATGCCCCCTATATGTATCTACATTCAGCCACACTCCAGTGGGGCAATGATAGGAGCCCCAGCTGTCTTCTACACAATTGTCACCCCCATGCTCAATCCCTTTATTTATACCTTGAGAAATAAGGAAGTGAAACAGGCTCTGAGAAGACTTCTGTGTTATGGACCTAGAGAGTCACCTGCTGCTAGTCCACCCCCTTAA
- the LOC100930076 gene encoding olfactory receptor 10G6, translating to MQSGNQTFVTHFILVGLHHHPKLGVPLFLVFLAIYLLTISGNGLIILTILVDVRLHRPMYWFLCHLSFLDMTISCAIVPKMLAGFLLDSKVISFGGCVIQLFSFHFLGCTECFLYTLMAYDRFLAICKPLHYATIMTRNVCNCLALGTWLGGSLHSIFQTCFMFRLPFCGPNQVDYFFCDIPAMLRLACADTIINELVTFVDIGFLALTCFVLILTSYGYIVAAILRIRSADGRRNAFSTCAAHLTVVVVYYVPCTFIYLRPGSQEPVDGVVAVFYTVITPLLNPIIYTLRNKEMKSALWRLGGHKEVQPH from the coding sequence ATGCAAAGTGGCAATCAAACTTTTGTGACCCATTTCATCCTGGTTGGCCTTCACCATCACCCCAAGCTTGGGGTCCCACTCTTCCTGGTCTTCCTTGCCATCTACCTCCTCACCATCTCTGGTAATGGGCTGATCATCCTCACCATACTAGTGGATGTCCGACTCCATCGCCCCATGTACTGGTTTCTCTGCCACCTCTCTTTTCTGGACATGACCATCTCTTGCGCCATTGTCCCCAAGATGCTGGCTGGCTTTCTGTTGGACAGCAAGGTTATCTCCTTTGGGGGCTGTGTGATTCAGCTCTTCTCCTTCCACTTCTTGGGGTGCACTGAATGCTTCCTCTACACTTTAATGGCTTATGACCGTTTCCTTGCCATCTGTAAGCCCCTGCATTATGCTACCATCATGACCCGAAATGTCTGTAATTGCCTCGCCTTGGGCACTTGGCTGGGTGGCTCTCTCCATTCAATCTTCCAGACTTGCTTCATGTTCCGTCTCCCCTTCTGTGGCCCCAACCAGGTCGACTATTTCTTCTGCGACATTCCCGCCATGCTGCGGCTCGCCTGTGCCGACACCATCATCAATGAACTGGTCACCTTTGTGGACATTGGTTTCTTGGCCCTCACCTGCTTTGTGCTCATCCTTACTTCCTATGGCTACATCGTAGCCGCCATCCTTCGCATCCGCTCTGCTGATGGACGCCGAAACGCCTTCTCGACCTGTGCTGCCCATCTCACTGTGGTAGTTGTCTACTATGTGCCCTGTACCTTCATCTACTTGCGGCCAGGCTCCCAAGAGCCAGTGGATGGAGTGGTGGCTGTTTTCTACACAGTCATTACACCTTTGCTCAATCCCATCATCTACACACTTCGTAACAAGGAGATGAAGTCAGCATTGTGGAGGCTGGGGGGGCACAAAGAAGTGCAGCCCCATTGA